In one Hypomesus transpacificus isolate Combined female chromosome 18, fHypTra1, whole genome shotgun sequence genomic region, the following are encoded:
- the ythdf1 gene encoding YTH domain-containing family protein 1 isoform X2, producing the protein MSATSIDPQTSKGQDAKVQNGSLHQKETVHDNDFEPYLTGQSNQNNSYQSMTDPYLSSYYAPSIGFPYPLSEAPWSTGGDPPIPYLTPYAPLSNGDHHFMHDTVFGQPGGLGSSIYPHRFNFFPENPAFSAWGTSGSQGQQTQSSAYGGSYSYPPSSLGGTLVPDGQTGFHSDTLSKAPGMNSLEQGMLGLKIGGDVTGSGSGMKGLGSVIGGGGGNGAAAVATGNGGTPIGMPPPKPTSWAAIASKPAKPQQLKAKTKPGMPMPGGALPPPPIKHNMDIGTWDNKGPITKVAPPLPLHHQHQHQQQLHSHGHPHLPHGLPPPPQQSIQSAQSLVQQMTMQGPPPPQSYQNHTSAPLPQTRWVAPRNRNPGYGGGSMDSSGSSSGGGVGNGGGGGVPPGSGPGVDSHPVLEKLRAAHSYNPKEFEWNLKNGRVFIIKSYSEDDIHRSIKYSIWCSTEHGNKRLDGAFRTMNGKGPVYLLYSVNGSGHFCGVAEMRSPVDYGTSAGVWAQDKWKGKFDVDWLFVKDVPNSQLRHIRLENNDNKPVTNSRDTQEVPLEKAKQVLKIIASYKHTTSIFDDFSHYEKRQEEEEEVRKNFEPAPVQTRSRLDQERQNRSKQ; encoded by the exons ATGTCTGCCACAAGTATTGACCCTCAG ACGTCTAAAGGACAAGATGCTAAAG TCCAAAACGGCTCCCTCCACCAGAAAGAAACTGTCCATGACAATGACTTTGAGCCATATCTCACTGGCCAATCTAATCAG AACAACAGCTATCAATCCATGACTGACCCCTACTTGTCCAGCTACTATGCTCCCTCGATTGGATTCCCTTACCCTCTCAGTGAGGCTCCATGGTCTACTGGTGGTGACCCTCCTATTCCTTACTTGACGCCCTATGCGCCACTCAGCAATGGAGACCATCACTTCATGCACGACACTGTATTTGGGCAGCCTGGGGGGCTTGGTAGCAGTATATATCCTCATAGGTTTAACTTTTTCCCTGAAAACCCAGCCTTCTCAGCCTGGGGTACTAGTGGGTCTCAAGGCCAGCAGACTCAGAGCTCTGCCTACGGGGGCAGCTATAGCTACCCACCCAGCTCTCTAGGAGGTACACTAGTTCCTGATGGCCAGACAGGATTCCACAGTGACACCCTGAGCAAGGCCCCAGGCATGAACAGTCTAGAGCAGGGGATGCTAGGGTTAAAGATTGGTGGGGATGTGACGGGAAGTGGCTCTGGCATGAAGGGGTTGggctctgtgattggtggtggtggaggaaatGGGGCTGCAGCGGTTGCCACTGGTAATGGAGGGACTCCGATAGGTATGCCTCCTCCGAAGCCTACATCCTGGGCTGCGATTGCCAGCAAACCAGCCAAGCCGCAGCAACTGAAGGCCAAGACAAAACCTGGCATGCCTATGCCTGGGGGAGCCTTGCCACCACCACCCATCAAACACAACATGGACATTGGTACATGGGATAACAAAGGGCCTATAACCAAGGTggccccccctctgccccttcaccaccaacatcagcaccagcagcagctccacTCACATGgtcatcctcacctcccccatggACTCCCGCCTCCCCCTCAACAATCCATTCAGTCAGCTCAGTCTCTTGTGCAGCAGATGACCATGCAgggccctccccctcctcagtccTACCAGAACCACACCTCAGCTCCACTGCCTCAGACCCGCTGGGTTGCCCCACGCAACCGAAACCCCGGCTATGGTGGGGGCAGCATGGACAGCAGTGGCTCTTCCAGTGGGGGAGGTGTGGGgaacggagggggagggggtgtaccTCCAGGATCTGGTCCAGGTGTAGACTCCCACCCTGTGCTGGAGAAGCTGCGAGCTGCCCACAGCTACAACCCCAAGGAGTTTGAGTGGAACCTGAAAAATGGACGTGTGTTCATCATCAAAAGCTACTCTGAGGACGACATCCACCGCTCCATCAAGTACTCCATCTGGTGCAGCACAGAGCACGGCAACAAGCGCCTGGACGGAGCCTTCCGGACCATGAATGGCAAAGGCCCTGTCTACCTGCTGTACAGCGTCAACGGCAGCGGGCACTTCTGTGGCGTGGCGGAGATGCGCTCGCCCGTGGACTACGGCACCAGTGCTGGCGTTTGGGCACAGGACAAGTGGAAGGGCAAGTTTGATGTGGACTGGCTGTTTGTCAAGGATGTGCCTAATAGCCAGCTACGCCACATCCGCTTGGAGAACAATGACAACAAGCCGGTGACCAACTCGCGTGACACCCAGGAGGTCCCTCTGGAGAAGGCCAAGCAGGTGTTGAAGATTATTGCCAGCTACAAACACACCACCTCCATCTTTGATGACTTCTCCCACTATGAGAAgaggcaagaggaggaggaggaggtgcgcAAG AACTTTGAACCAGCGCCTGTCCAGACCCGGTCTCGGCTGGATCAG GAGCGCCAAAACAGGAGTAAACAGTAG
- the ythdf1 gene encoding YTH domain-containing family protein 1 isoform X1 codes for MSATSIDPQTSKGQDAKVFPVSVQNGSLHQKETVHDNDFEPYLTGQSNQNNSYQSMTDPYLSSYYAPSIGFPYPLSEAPWSTGGDPPIPYLTPYAPLSNGDHHFMHDTVFGQPGGLGSSIYPHRFNFFPENPAFSAWGTSGSQGQQTQSSAYGGSYSYPPSSLGGTLVPDGQTGFHSDTLSKAPGMNSLEQGMLGLKIGGDVTGSGSGMKGLGSVIGGGGGNGAAAVATGNGGTPIGMPPPKPTSWAAIASKPAKPQQLKAKTKPGMPMPGGALPPPPIKHNMDIGTWDNKGPITKVAPPLPLHHQHQHQQQLHSHGHPHLPHGLPPPPQQSIQSAQSLVQQMTMQGPPPPQSYQNHTSAPLPQTRWVAPRNRNPGYGGGSMDSSGSSSGGGVGNGGGGGVPPGSGPGVDSHPVLEKLRAAHSYNPKEFEWNLKNGRVFIIKSYSEDDIHRSIKYSIWCSTEHGNKRLDGAFRTMNGKGPVYLLYSVNGSGHFCGVAEMRSPVDYGTSAGVWAQDKWKGKFDVDWLFVKDVPNSQLRHIRLENNDNKPVTNSRDTQEVPLEKAKQVLKIIASYKHTTSIFDDFSHYEKRQEEEEEVRKNFEPAPVQTRSRLDQERQNRSKQ; via the exons ATGTCTGCCACAAGTATTGACCCTCAG ACGTCTAAAGGACAAGATGCTAAAG TCTTTCCGGTTTCAGTCCAAAACGGCTCCCTCCACCAGAAAGAAACTGTCCATGACAATGACTTTGAGCCATATCTCACTGGCCAATCTAATCAG AACAACAGCTATCAATCCATGACTGACCCCTACTTGTCCAGCTACTATGCTCCCTCGATTGGATTCCCTTACCCTCTCAGTGAGGCTCCATGGTCTACTGGTGGTGACCCTCCTATTCCTTACTTGACGCCCTATGCGCCACTCAGCAATGGAGACCATCACTTCATGCACGACACTGTATTTGGGCAGCCTGGGGGGCTTGGTAGCAGTATATATCCTCATAGGTTTAACTTTTTCCCTGAAAACCCAGCCTTCTCAGCCTGGGGTACTAGTGGGTCTCAAGGCCAGCAGACTCAGAGCTCTGCCTACGGGGGCAGCTATAGCTACCCACCCAGCTCTCTAGGAGGTACACTAGTTCCTGATGGCCAGACAGGATTCCACAGTGACACCCTGAGCAAGGCCCCAGGCATGAACAGTCTAGAGCAGGGGATGCTAGGGTTAAAGATTGGTGGGGATGTGACGGGAAGTGGCTCTGGCATGAAGGGGTTGggctctgtgattggtggtggtggaggaaatGGGGCTGCAGCGGTTGCCACTGGTAATGGAGGGACTCCGATAGGTATGCCTCCTCCGAAGCCTACATCCTGGGCTGCGATTGCCAGCAAACCAGCCAAGCCGCAGCAACTGAAGGCCAAGACAAAACCTGGCATGCCTATGCCTGGGGGAGCCTTGCCACCACCACCCATCAAACACAACATGGACATTGGTACATGGGATAACAAAGGGCCTATAACCAAGGTggccccccctctgccccttcaccaccaacatcagcaccagcagcagctccacTCACATGgtcatcctcacctcccccatggACTCCCGCCTCCCCCTCAACAATCCATTCAGTCAGCTCAGTCTCTTGTGCAGCAGATGACCATGCAgggccctccccctcctcagtccTACCAGAACCACACCTCAGCTCCACTGCCTCAGACCCGCTGGGTTGCCCCACGCAACCGAAACCCCGGCTATGGTGGGGGCAGCATGGACAGCAGTGGCTCTTCCAGTGGGGGAGGTGTGGGgaacggagggggagggggtgtaccTCCAGGATCTGGTCCAGGTGTAGACTCCCACCCTGTGCTGGAGAAGCTGCGAGCTGCCCACAGCTACAACCCCAAGGAGTTTGAGTGGAACCTGAAAAATGGACGTGTGTTCATCATCAAAAGCTACTCTGAGGACGACATCCACCGCTCCATCAAGTACTCCATCTGGTGCAGCACAGAGCACGGCAACAAGCGCCTGGACGGAGCCTTCCGGACCATGAATGGCAAAGGCCCTGTCTACCTGCTGTACAGCGTCAACGGCAGCGGGCACTTCTGTGGCGTGGCGGAGATGCGCTCGCCCGTGGACTACGGCACCAGTGCTGGCGTTTGGGCACAGGACAAGTGGAAGGGCAAGTTTGATGTGGACTGGCTGTTTGTCAAGGATGTGCCTAATAGCCAGCTACGCCACATCCGCTTGGAGAACAATGACAACAAGCCGGTGACCAACTCGCGTGACACCCAGGAGGTCCCTCTGGAGAAGGCCAAGCAGGTGTTGAAGATTATTGCCAGCTACAAACACACCACCTCCATCTTTGATGACTTCTCCCACTATGAGAAgaggcaagaggaggaggaggaggtgcgcAAG AACTTTGAACCAGCGCCTGTCCAGACCCGGTCTCGGCTGGATCAG GAGCGCCAAAACAGGAGTAAACAGTAG